Within the Centropristis striata isolate RG_2023a ecotype Rhode Island chromosome 23, C.striata_1.0, whole genome shotgun sequence genome, the region gagggaggaagaggaagagatgaGCGGACGGGGAAAGAGCAGACTTGGCAGCAGCTTGTTTCCACACACCTGTCTAGTATTTCATGTGAAGGATGTGTCCACCCCCgacaggccacacacacacacacacacacaccatgtctGAAAGCAGTGGAGGCGTACGTGAGCCGGCTCTGACAGAGTAATTATTCCCTGAACTGGGAGCTGCAGGAATATATTACCTTTCTCCCTCTGAAGGAATAAATCTGAGCAGCTGCagttgctcacacacacacacacacacacacacacacacgcacacacacacacacacacacacacacacacacacacacacacacacacacacgcgcacacacacacacacgcacacacacacaaagacggCTCAAATCtgatgacccaaaaaaggacgtaaatAGACCAAAAaccatcaaaatgaacaaaaaagatgaaaaacaatgacccaaaaatgacacaaaattactataaaaatatagaaaactaccaaaagataaaaaacgaccattaaaaaaagacacaaaacacaaaatactatGCAAAAGACtaattaagattaaaaaaatgacccaaaatgacataaaagaggaaaaaaaacacacaaaatgaccaaaaaacataaaagaatgacacaaacaaacaaaccaattaccacaaaaggattttaaaaaatggccgaaaaacacacaaaatactatgaaaagaaaatgtcaaaaaatatttaaaaaactaccaaaaaaatacttcaGACAATGCTTCTGCTTTGTAGAATGACCCAGCAGAttattacacagagcagagaggagaggacatcaTGTTtagacagagcagaggggagaggacaggagaggctgtttacacagagcagagaggagaggacaggagaggctgtttacacagagcagagaggagaggacaggaggagacaatacttcaatatgtggagaaaattgtttttacataaattctgtttcttcatgttttaaacaataatcagagaaattcaacttttttctgatttctgtcattgtaACTGTTATTCTGCTCAAAGACGGTTTGATTTGTGTCtgtgagctgcaggacttatagattctATAGattaatatgttaataaagctGATTGAAGTGTTTCAGTGGCTGTAGAACACTGTCTGCTGTGTTCCTGTGGTTCTAGAGCAGGGGAGTGCTGCCACCTGCTGGATCAGCTTCTCATCACAAGTTCAACATGTTCTTATGTCACAATGTGTCTTTAATATAGCTTATATTtagctgtttttcctttttttttaaaatcatttttatatattagactgttatgcttttaacctgtagcactttgagatttcctgtaatgtaaagtgcattacaaataaaatgtattactattattattattatttaatatacatCACATGTATCTGGTCTATTTAGTCAACttcaatattcatattttttttatcaaggacAAATTATATTCAATGGAAACACATTAAAACCACTTTTACAaccacaagttgttttttttacagaaaccaaaagttaatattttgttgtcatgatcaggactgatgttgctttaaaaacaaataaaaataaaagaatcatCATCACGATGAGGActgaatgtaatattttaattcatttggAAACTTCAGACAGAAGATTAAaatcatttctacatttctgtTTCACACAAACTGAAACACGTTACAAAGTGTTTAAAGGCACAAACAGACATCAGGCCACGAGGCGTTCAGGTTCAGCTCCGTCAGTCGTTAATCACAGCTTCTTACATTTAGAGTCACATTCACACCAGATCCAGATCCAACCTTTCTGTGTTTACTCATGTTTACTCCCGTTTACTCGTGTTTACTCTCGTTTACTGTGTTTACTCTCGTTTACtctgtgtttactttgtttacTCCCGTTTACTGTGTTTACTCATGTTTACCCTCGTTTACTCGTGTTTACTCTCGTTTACTGTGTTTACTCATGTTTACTCTCGTTTACTGTGTTTACTCTCGTTTACtctgtgtttactttgtttacTCCCGTTTACTGTGTTTACTCATGTTTACCCTCGTTTACTCGTGTTTACTCCCGTTTACTGTGTTTACTCATGTTTACTCTCGTTTACTCGTGTTTACTCTCGTTTACTGTGTTTACTCCCGTTTACTCTCGTTTACtctgtgtttactttgtttacTCCCGTTTACTGTGTTTACTCATGTTTACTCTCGTTTACTCGTGTTTACtctgtgtttactttgtttacTCTGTGTTTACTCTCGTTTACTCGTGTTTACTCTCGTTTACTGTGTTTACTCTCGTTTACCGTGTTTACTCTCGTTTActgtgtttactttgtttacTCCCGTTTACTGTGTTTACTCATGTTTACTCCCGTTTACTGTGTTTACTCATGTTTACTCTCGTTTACTCTGTGTTTACTCTGTGTTTACATTCCCTGGTGACTCGGCCTTTACTCTGCATCTTCCCGTTTTCTCCCTTGGTCTCTTTTAGCTGCtcctctgttttctctgtttatttcctgtttactCTGAACACAGTTACTCACTTTATTCCCAATTTACCGCCTTTACTCTGTCGAATCAGCCTTTACGGTTTATCCCCGTTTtatctgttttctctgtttattctCTGTTTAAACTGATTTCTAACGGCCGACCCTGCCGGATCAGTGGAGAATACAGCTCGACtctgagagagcgagagagagagagagagagcgaaagagagagagcgagagagagagagagagagagagagagagaagagagagagagagagagcgagagagagagaaacatcaCGTCCCGCTGCTAAACACAGATATGGACTTAAAAAGATGCTAACACTGAGCTGAGTGAGTCATTTAGCTGGTAAATGGAACATTTTGTCTGGTTGATAATCTAAAACAGTTTGTTAGCAGAATGAAGAACATTCAGTCAGTTTCACAGTCATGATTATAGTTTTCTGTATTGGAGTGGATCTGCCTGGAGTggatcataaacacacacacacacacacacacacactgagacacacacacacacacacacagacacagacacagacacagacacagacacacagacacacacacacacagacacacagagacacagacacacagacacagacacacacacacagctcctgtCTCACAGCTTGGACTTGGACTGGAAGAAAGTCATGACGGCGTTGAAACACTCTTCTGACTGCCAGCGCTCCACCAGACGATCCACCTCGGCATCGTTCACCGCGTACAGACGATCCTTCTCCAGAGACCGGATCAGCTGTTTGGAGAAAGACAgggactgacagacagacaggtagagagacagacaggcagagagagacaaaacaaagtattattgacttaatttgttattttctgtttctgattCATTTCTGTTTCATGACTCagtttactgtgtgtgtctctgtgtgtgtgtgtgtgtgtgtgtgtgtgtgtgtgtgtgtgtgtgtgtctgtgtgtatgtgagtgagtgtgtgtctctgtgtgtgtctgtgtgtctgtgtgtctctgtgtgtgtgtgtgtgtgtgtatgtctgtgtgtgtgtgtgtgtgtgtgtgtctgtgtgtgtgtctgtgtgtgtgtgtgtgtgtctgtgtgtgtgtgtgtgtgtgtgtgtgtgtctgtgtgtgtgtgtgtgtgtctgtgtgtgtgtgtgtgtgtgtgtgtgtgtatgtctgtgtgtgtgtgtctgtgtgtgtgtctgtgtgtgtgtgtgtgtgtgtgtgtctgtgtgtctgtgtgtgtgtgtgtgtctctgtgtgtgtgtgtgtgtctctgtgtgtgtgtgtgtgtgtgtgtgtgtgtgtctctctgtgtgtctgtgtgtgtctctgtgtgtgtgtgtgtgtgtgtgtgtgtgtgtctctgtgtgtgtgtgtgtgtctctctgtgtgtgtctctctctgtgtgtgtgtgtgtgtgtgtgtctgtgtgtgtgtgtgtgtgtgtgtctgtgtgtgtgtgtgtgtgtgtgtgtctctgtgtgtgtgtgtgtgtctctgtgtgtgtgtgtgtgtctctctgtgtgtgtctctctctgtgtgtgtgtgtgtgtgtgtgtgtgtctctgtgtgtgtgtgtgtctctgtgtgtgtgtgtgtgtgtgtgtgtctcacgtTGCGGGGCAGCGTGGCGTACTCCTTCAGTCGTCTCCAAACCTCCGACTGGAAGCTGCTGTCAGGGAAAACCTCCGAGACCAGACCCAGGGCACACGCCTCCACCGCCGTTAGCTTCCTGTTGAACAGCAGCATCTCAGTGgcctggggggggggggggttaaatatttaacagttaaataaaataaaaaacagtacaaACAACGCTAACACCTAAAAGCTGTAAAGAAAAGCGttttaaaaaaggaccaaacaataaaaataggtttttaaaaaccaacaaaCTCATACATaaattgttgtttaaaaaattgatttgaaaaagttataaaatacagtaaaaaaaaaactaaataaaaaacataaatatctaTAAAAACTTCCCAATAAATAACATCCATTGATTTATAACTCTGATTGAACCAGAAAACCATCGTTTTAACAGTGTTGTTGTGTTCTCAGTGGGGGGCGTGGCCTAATGGGGTGTGGTCTCAGTGGGCGTGGTCTAATGGGGGTGTGGTCTAATGGGGCGTGGCCTCAGAATAAATTCCTGCTAATTCCCATGGAGagttgaaattgaattttgcccCCCTCCAGATGACAGAGTAGCGTGGAGAACAATGACATAGTGGGTTATTAAGCTACAAACTAGCTGAACAAGAAAACTAACACAAGTCTAACTGCCGATCCTCAGTGGACGAGCCTAGTGAGGCGTTTTCTGtctgaatcagaatcagaaatactttatttatccccgttGCTGCTGTGTAAGAGTAGAAAGAAGATCTTCTGTAAACAGATGCaggtcaaaagtaaaaatatacatatatttacataaaaaccAACAGAACAGATCCTGTTTCTGCTCCGCTGAACCGGACGCTCCTGTTTGCTCTGTAACTGTCATATTTACAATGACCTGACACCAGGAATCTCACAAAGTGACTCACTTCTAtgtcgtgtgtctgtgtgtgtgtgtgtgtgtgtgtattcttgtacttcatacatggtgaggaccagaacatgtttttaaccagcaaagtgaggacatttcggccggtcctcacttctttaaaggctttttttgagagttcagactttgttttaagggttaaaggtcacaaTCAGGTTCATGTTagggttaccatggttaccttAGGGTGAGGGGCTCGGGAACAAGGttgttatagttaacgaaaaggaaacgaaataacaaaaactagaactgaaaaaacattttcgttaactaaaataaaaacgagtgtttaaaaaacaaaagagacaattaactgaaactgtattttgtggttacagaactaactaaaactaactgaaattatagtgaaaatgtccttcgttctcgtctttgtcaacttttttcataatctaatgaaaactaaactgaaactaaagcatttaaaaaaaaataaataaataaactaaaactagcaaactcactctaaaaactcattaaaactcactggatttgaaaacaaaaattcacaacaaaattaacactaaaactaattaaaagaaattctaaactattataaccttgcaagggaattcactgttacaatgagggtcctcacaaagatagacgtacaagaatgtgtgtgtgtgtgtaccttggcGTTGCCCATTATTCTGGGGAATGTGTATGAGGAGCAGCCTTCAGCGCTCTGACCCAGCTGGGTGAACGGAGTGTGGAAGGTGGCCTGCAGAGAGTCACAGTTAGTCAGATTCACATACCTTATTGATACCTCATTGATACCTTATTGATACCTGTTGTTACACCTGAGAGACAATGTTTctgttcatcatcatcactgagaaaaaaaaaacattctggtcTCTAGTTAAAGTCTTCTAAAGACAATCTGCTGTTAGtgtgtcaataataaataatatctcATTCAGAAGGAAACAGGAGATGGAGCAGGTgtggtttgattgacaggtggctgtcATCAGCATAGAAGCAGAACAacgcgtatccacggcaacgtgtttCCACTTCATCACCGTTTGTTTCAACATTTGgttcatttgaaaatgttttgttcagcgtTCAGTCGGACTGAAAgactccaaggagtctctgCTCACTTTCTCTGCTGAAACatggaaaaatgacacaaaatgactaaaaacagaaaaaagacacaaaaagacaaagaaatgacacaaaagaaaaatgatcaaaaaaagacacaaaaagacaaataaaagacacaaaattaccaagaaaagaaaaataagacacaaaaagaaaaataaatgacacaacagacacaaaaagactaaaacaaagacacaaaattacccaaaaagacacaaaatgatttaaaaaaggcacaaaattaccaaaacaagacacaaaatgacaaaaaagactcaaatttggcaaaaaaatcccacaaaattgccaaaagacacaaaatgattaaaaaaaagacacaaaattacccaaaaaacacacaaaattacaaaaaaggcacaaaaagactcaaatttggcaaataaaagacacaaaaagacaaataaatgacaaaaacacaaaatgaccaagaaaagaaaaaaagacacaaaaagaaaaataaatgacacaacagacacaaaaagactaaaaaaagacacaaaattaccaaaaaacacacaaaatgattaaaaaatacacaaaatgatttaaaaaaggcacaaaattaccaaaaaaaagacacaaaatgacaaaaaaggcaaaaaagactcaaatttggcaaaaaaatcccacaaaattaccaaaaaagacacaaaatgataaaaaaaaaagacacaaaatgacaaaaaaggcaaaaaagactcaaatttggcaaaaaaatcccacaaaattaccaaaaaaggcacaaaatgataaaaaaaaaagacacaaaattacaaaaaaggcacaaaaagactcaaatttggcaaataaaagaaaacaaaatgatgcagaatATGATTAAATATGTCATGTAATTAATGACGCTGTGTTCCAATAAACTCCTGATGATATAACTGCAGCTTCATAcctccgtgtgtgtgtatgtgtgtgtgtgtgtgtgtgtaccctgtCTGTAGCGTAGACCAGGTCGAACAGTGCCAGCACCGACACGGAGATGCCCACCGCCGGCCCGTTGACCACGGCGACCAGCGGCTTGGGGAAGTCGATGTAGGCCTTCACATATTGTCTGGAGAGAGAAGATCAGAGAAACATCTGCTTTATAGCATCTTCAACACAtcctttaacacattttttttaattattaaagaaGATTAAAGAtactaaaagaaaaagacaaaaaattaaccaaacaaaaaatatgtaaaaatacatttaaaaaaagacaaaaaattaccaaaaagtctcaaaagAGCAACAGCCATAAAgtaaaaagtgaccaaatagacacaaaatcactaaaaaggacatcaaattaacaaataagacacaaagacacaaaatcacacacaaaaaaagactcaaatttagacaaattaacaaatacgcaaaattattaaaaaggacaccaatttatcaaacaaaagacaaagatacacaaaaaaagacacaaaaagacacaaaatccccTCGTCCTCTAACgtcccctcctcctctaacgtctcctcctcctctaacgtctcctcctcctctaacgtcTCCTCTActaacgtctcctcctcctctaacgtctcctcctctaacgtctcctcctcctctaacgtctcctcctcctctaatgtctcctcctcctccaacgtctcctctactaacgtctcctcctcctccaacgtctcctctactaacgtctcctcctcctccaacgtctcctctactaacgtctcctcctcctccaacgtctcctcctcctctaacgtcccctcctcctccaacgtctcctctactaacgtctcctcctcctccaacgtctcctctactaacgtctcctcctcctccaacgtctcctctactaacgtctcctcctcctccaacgtctcctctactaacgtctcctcctcctctaacgtctcctcctcctctaacgtcTCCTCTActaacgtctcctcctcctctaacgtctcctcctctaacgtctcctcctcctctaacgtctcctcctccaacgtctcctcctcctctaatgtctcctcctcctccaacgtctcctctactaacgtctcctcctcctccaacgtctcctctactaacgtctcctcctcctccaacgtctcctctactaacgtctcctcctcctccaacgtctcctcctcctctaacgtctcctcctcctccaacgtctcctcctcctctaacgtcTCCTCGACCtctaacgtctcctcctcctccaacgtctcctctactaacgtctcctcctcctccaacgtctcctcctctaacgtctcctcctcctccaacgtctcctcctctaacgtctcctcctctaacgtctcctcctcatctaacgtctcctcctcctccaacgtctcctcctctaacgtctcctcctcctccaacgtctcctcctctaacgtctcctcctcatctaacgtctcctcctcctccaacgtctcctcctctaacgtcccctcctcctccaacgtctcctcctctaacgtctcctcctcatctaacgtctcctcctcctccaacgtctcctcctctaacgtctcctcctcctctaacgtctcctcctcctctaacgtctcctcctcctccaacgtctcctctactaacgtctcctcctcctccaacgtctcctctactaacgtctcctcctcctccaacgtctcctcctctaacgtctcctcctcctccaacgtctcctctactaacgtctcctcctcctccaacgtctcctcctcctccaacgtctcctctactaacgtctcctcctcctccaacgtcTCCTCTACTAacgtcccctcctcctccaacgtctcctctactaacgtctcctcctcctccaacgtctcctctactaacgtctcctcctcctccaacgtctcctcctctaacgtctcctcctcctccaacgtctcctcctcctccaacgtcTCCTCTACTAacgtcccctcctcctccaacgtctcctctactaacgtctcctcctcctccaacgtctcctcctcctccaacgtctcctcctcctccaacgtctcctcctcctctaacgtctcctcctccaacgtctcctcctcctccaacgtctcctcctcctctaacgtctcctcctcctctaacgtcCCCTCGTCCTCCAACgtcccctcctcctctaacgTCTCCTCGTCCTCTAACGTCTCCTCGTCCTCTAACATCCCCTCCTACtccaacgtctcctcctcctctaacgtctcctcctcctctaacatCCCCTCGTCCTCCAACGTCCCCTCGTCCTCCAACGTCCCCTCGTCCtccaacgtctcctcctcctctaacgtctcctcctcctctaacgtcTACTCCTCCTataacgtctcctcctcctataacgtctcctcctcctataacgtctcctcctcctctaacgtatcctcctcctctaacaTCCCCTCGTCCTCCAACGTCTCCTCCTCTAACGTCCCCTCGTCCTCCAACGTCTCCTCCTCTAACGTCCCCTCGTCCTCCAACGTCTCCTCCtctaacgtctcctcctcctctaacgtcccctcctcctctaacgTCTCCTCGTCCTCTAacatcccctcctcctccaacgtctcctcctcctctaacgtctcctcctcctctaacatCCCCTCGTCCTCTAACgtcccctcctcctctaacgTCTCCTCGTCCTCTAacatcccctcctcctccaacgtctcctcctcctctaacgtctcctcctcctccaccgtctcctcctccaacgtctcctcctcctccaacgtctcctcctctaatgtctcctcctcctctaacgtctcctcctcctccaacgtctcctcctcctccaacgtctcctcctcctccaacgtctcctcctcctccaacgtctactcctcctctaacgtctcctcctcctctaacgtcCCCTCGTCCTCCAACgtcccctcctcctctaacgTCTCCTCGTCCtctaacgtctcctcctcctctaacgtctactcctcctctaacgtctcctcctcctataacgtctcctcctcctataacgtctcctcctcctctaacgtctcctcctcctctaacgtcCCCTCGTCCtccaacgtctcctcctcctctaacatCCCCTCGTCCtccaacgtctcctcctcctctaacatCCCCTCGTCCTCCAACGTCTCCTCCTCTAACGTCCCCTCGTCCTCCAACGTCTCCTCCtctaacgtctcctcctcctctaacatCCCCTCATCCTCCAACGTCTCCTCCTCTAACATCCCCTCGTCCTCCAACGTCTCCTCCTCTAACATCCCCTCGTCCTCCAACGTCTCCTCCTCTAACATCCCCTCGTCCTCCAACGTCTCCTCCTCtaatgtctcctcctcctctaacgtcccctcctcctccaacgtctcctcgtcctccaacgtctcctcgtcctccaacgtctcctcctcctccaacgtctcctcctcctctaacgtcTCCTCGACCtctaacgtctcctcctcctccaacgtctcctcctcctctaacgtcTACTCCTCCTataacgtctcctcctcctctaacgtctcctcctcctctaacgtcCCCTCGTCCTCCAACGTCTCCTCCTCTAACGTCCCCTCGTCCtccaacgtctcctcctcctctaacgtctcctcctcctctaacgtcCCCTTGTCCTCCAACGTCTCCTCCTCTAacgtcccctcctcctccaacgtctcctcctccaacgtctcctcctccaacgtctcctcctccaacgtctcctcctcttctaACATCCCCTCGTCCTCCAACATCTCCTCCtctaacgtctcctcctcctctaacatCCCCTCGTCCTCCAACGTCTCCTCCTCTAACGTCCCCTCGTCCTCCAACGTCTCCTCCtctaacgtctcctcctcctccaacatcCCCTCATCCTCCAACGTCTCCTCCTCTAACATCCCCTCGTCCTCCAACATCTCCTCCtctaacgtctcctcctcctctaacatCCCCTCGTCCTCCAACGTCTCCTCCTCTAACGTCCCCTCGTCCTCCAACGTCTCCTCCTCTAACATCCCCTCGTCCTCCAACGTCTCCTCCtctaacgtctcctcctcctctaacgtcccctcctcctccaacgtcccctcctcctccaacgtctcctcctcctccaacgtctcctcttcctctaacgtctcctcctcctctaacgtctcctcctcctctaacgtcccctcctcctctaacgtcccctcctcctctaacgtctcctcctcctctaacgtcccctcctcctctaacgtctcctcctcctctaacgtcccctcctcctctaacgtcccctcctcctccaacgtctcctcctcctccaacgtctcctcctcctctaatgtcccctcctcctctaacgtctcctcctcctctaacgtctcctcctcctctaacatCCCCTCATCCTCCAACATCTCCTCCTCTAACATCCCCTCGTCCTCCAACGTCTCCTCCTCTAACATCCCCTCATCCTCCAACGTCTCCTCCtctaacgtctcctcctcctctaacgtcccctcctcctccaacgtctcctcctcctccaacgtctcctcctcctccaacgtctcctcctcctctaacgtctcctcctcctctaatgtcccctcctcctctaacgtctcctcctcctctaacgtcccctcctcctctaacgtctcctcctctaacgtctcctcctcctctaactcaCCGGAGCATGTCTCCTCCGTGTTTGGCGGCGTCCTCCAGCCGTCCCTCTGGGATCCTGGTGAAGTTGGACAGGTCGTTCCCGCTGCAGTAGAAATCTCCAGCACCTGAGGAGAAGAGCAGAACGTTCCTTCAACCCTCCAAAGATCCACCGTTTACCATAGGAAGAAACTATAGACGTTATCATCAGAGTCTGAACTTTCCcacggtccttgaacgcatcatcagtCACAAAAAGTGACTgtaacttgtgttaaatgttgatagacagagagcagagaggagaggacaggagaggctgtttacacagagctgagaggagaggacaggagaggctgtttacacagagctgagaggagaggacaggagaggctgtttacacagagcagagaggagaggacaggagaggctgtttacacagagctgagaggagaggacaggagaggctgtttacacagagctgagaggagaggacaggagaggctgtttacacagagcagagagaggacacaaaattaccccaaaaaagacacaaaattgccccaaaaaagtctcaaatacagcaaacaaagacaccaaattaccaaacaagacTTATAGAtgatatatagattttatatataaaaaaccctgaaacatatttattttttcagtgatATGATCATTAAATATGCCACCAGACAGTCAAAGCTTTTAATTTAAGTTCATTCAGAGTTTCTTCACTTGTACTAAAACTGTTAATGTCTGCAGCAGCCaggacacagtgtgtgtgtgtgtgtgtgtgtgtgtgtgtgtgtgtgtgtgtgtgtacctgtaaaCACAGTGAGGGCAGAGTCGTCTTTAGCTGCCTGCTCCAGAGCCGCAAGAATCTCACTGTACAtctaaaagaaagagagaaacattATCAAAcattaagaataataataaatagattgAGAGGaacattaacaataataataaatagattgAGAGGaacattaacaataataataaatagattgAGAGGAACattaagaagaagaataaatagATTGAGAGGaacattaacaataataataaatagattgAGAGGAAcattaacaataatgataataaatagatTGAGAGGAACattaagaagaagaataaatagATTGAGAGGaacattaacaataataataaatagattgAGAGGAACAttaacaactagaaaatttctaaagaaattttgattttgtgcttgcctctggaccatcattctcgtggctcaaatcagcagtcaaacagggactctgtcctgagttcacagacacctcatacaagtctgtaggacaaacggttc harbors:
- the eci2 gene encoding enoyl-CoA delta isomerase 2, mitochondrial isoform X1, which encodes MAGIALKLSAPWRLVTLRSSSVRFSSVRFSSVRFSSVRFSSVRFSSVRFSSVPSLRFHSAAAPLMGATVEQFEQAKNKLSSLQKDPGNEVKLKIYALFKQATQGPCSSPKPGMLDFVNKVKWDAWKSLGSITQDEARQQYCDLIGSLVAAEGGSSAQVAAQPAGSSAAYEGLLVTTEDNITTITLNRPAKKNAITTEMYSEILAALEQAAKDDSALTVFTGAGDFYCSGNDLSNFTRIPEGRLEDAAKHGGDMLRQYVKAYIDFPKPLVAVVNGPAVGISVSVLALFDLVYATDRATFHTPFTQLGQSAEGCSSYTFPRIMGNAKATEMLLFNRKLTAVEACALGLVSEVFPDSSFQSEVWRRLKEYATLPRNSLSFSKQLIRSLEKDRLYAVNDAEVDRLVERWQSEECFNAVMTFFQSKSKL
- the eci2 gene encoding enoyl-CoA delta isomerase 2, mitochondrial isoform X2; translation: MAGIALKLSAPWRLVTLRSSVRFSSVRFSSVRFSSVRFSSVRFSSVRFSSVPSLRFHSAAAPLMGATVEQFEQAKNKLSSLQKDPGNEVKLKIYALFKQATQGPCSSPKPGMLDFVNKVKWDAWKSLGSITQDEARQQYCDLIGSLVAAEGGSSAQVAAQPAGSSAAYEGLLVTTEDNITTITLNRPAKKNAITTEMYSEILAALEQAAKDDSALTVFTGAGDFYCSGNDLSNFTRIPEGRLEDAAKHGGDMLRQYVKAYIDFPKPLVAVVNGPAVGISVSVLALFDLVYATDRATFHTPFTQLGQSAEGCSSYTFPRIMGNAKATEMLLFNRKLTAVEACALGLVSEVFPDSSFQSEVWRRLKEYATLPRNSLSFSKQLIRSLEKDRLYAVNDAEVDRLVERWQSEECFNAVMTFFQSKSKL